ACGTGACTTTGAGCTGTTTGGAAAAGATGAGCGGCATCAACTGCACGCCCACTTTCACTGAAGCCGCTTTCAGGAATGGGCCTTTGTTGAAGGCCGGATCATCGGCAATGGTAATGTCACTGGCGCTTGCGCCTCCGCTCAGCAATGAAGCATCCAGCTTGCCGATATGCACCTGACGGTTGAGCGCGGCGGAAAGCTTCTTTTCCAGATCGGGACGGAAGCTATCAACATTGATGAACAGCGGAACGGCGATGATGACAAGCAGAAGTACGCCGACGATAATCCCGGAGATGATGAGCAAACGCTTCATGGAGAAATGCTATCAGAAAGACAACTATATAGATGTTATTGACATGACGGGTGGTTTGCCGGAGCATACTGTATATGACCCCGAGGAAAGTTCTGATATTGCTGGCATACGTGTTTCTGGCGGTATTTGCAGTCTCCCAAAGAGGGTCGGCAACAAACCTTCGAAGCGCGGCATCCGCGCTCCAGGGAGCACCAGCCCAGTCTCAAGTTCGCCTGGAAAATGGCTCCATCCTCTACGCGGAATTGACGAAGACCGTGGACGCCAAGAAGGCTAAAGCGGGCGACCCGGTAAATGCGGTGCTTCTTTCCGATGTTGTGGCCCGCGGAAAAATTGTGGTCCGGCACGAAGCGAAATTGCTGGGGCACGTTACTGAAGCCCAAGTCCACAGCAAGGAGACTCCTGAGTCGCGGCTGGGAATCGTTTTTGATAAGGTCATTACCAAAGAGGGCGAGGTTCCATTTGAATCAAAGCTTCTCGCGATTCGTCCGGCCGAGCACCCCGCCTTTGATGTGCCACAGGCGCCTTCTCCCGGGAGCAATGCCGCTCAGCAATCAATGCAAAGGCAATATCCATCACCGCAGGGATCCAATGTTCCACGCCGGCCCAATCCTTCACTGAGTGATCAGATGAAGTCGCGAGATCGGGAAATTGCACAAACCGGACCGACGGATATTGATGGACTGAGTCTGAGTTCGCCGAAAGACGGAGCACAGGCAGTCGTCTCCACGCAGCGCACGGTAAAACTGGAAAGCGGCGTGAAAATTGAATTACGCGTCACCAGCCAATAAATCAGCCGACTAGGTGCCGTAATTTTTCCTGAGATAGTTTGTGATTTCAGTTTCCAGCTCCGCATAACCGCCGTGGACGGTGCTGCGCAACGCTGATTCCACGCTCTGTCCTTCTCCCAGGCGCTGCAGCAGCCGCGCCAGATCACTCAGTCCATAGGTGGCGCGGATGTATTCCACGGCAGCCAGACTTTCAGCATAGGCAACCGAAGCTTCCGCCGAGCTGTAATCGTTGAAACCGCCTTCCAACTGATTGAGCGGAATCTGCCTGCCTGAGGCATAAAGCGCAGCCAGCCGCGGGCCGATAGCGCCGGTAGTGGATCCCTGTTCCAGTTGCGCCACACCTTCATTCAGCCAGACCGGAGCGTGGTTGTGCGTGATCTGCGCGACAAAGGAATGCGTCAGCTCATGGCGCAGCACGCTGGCCATCTCCGGAGTAACGGCTTTAATGCCTGAGATTGGAATGCGGATCTTGCCGTCATTCAGCGCTGCTGTCCAGGCTGCGGCGTGTGTTACGTCGAAGAAAGCTTGGTCTGTATAGAGCGAGACGAAGATATTTCTGGGCGACGATCCCAGATCATTGCTTAGATCGTGGTAATCGGACTCAAGAGCGTCGAGCACCTGCGTGCGCAGGGAATCGGGCGCTTGCGAGCCTTCATAACGGAGCGTGAAGTGGCTGCTCTCCTGCTGGCGGAAATCGGCTTCTGTGCGGG
This is a stretch of genomic DNA from Terriglobia bacterium. It encodes these proteins:
- a CDS encoding tetratricopeptide repeat protein; the protein is MLKNGDRIQADSAQERNGRVEYTLGDNTMTIPKSIVVRIEKGPVYGPSPSRAAAAPETPPAHEEMASSGDMVSRVIRNGAIDGSAIKAIEEEGDSLRAAAANSIAANFEEKRLNYSAAARYLQAAIAFLPDHGVLLENYASILLKLGQPAEALLRAQQAARASPQSADAFLLLGYAYYKNDHNREAIAALKKSLELRPDDKTRDLLERVERESRTEADFRQQESSHFTLRYEGSQAPDSLRTQVLDALESDYHDLSNDLGSSPRNIFVSLYTDQAFFDVTHAAAWTAALNDGKIRIPISGIKAVTPEMASVLRHELTHSFVAQITHNHAPVWLNEGVAQLEQGSTTGAIGPRLAALYASGRQIPLNQLEGGFNDYSSAEASVAYAESLAAVEYIRATYGLSDLARLLQRLGEGQSVESALRSTVHGGYAELETEITNYLRKNYGT